A genome region from Chengkuizengella sp. SCS-71B includes the following:
- a CDS encoding ammonium transporter yields MDLTTIGLNSIWLMLATILVIFMQGGFILLEAGSTRMKNAGHVAGKTIFTFGIATLVFWAVGYGLIYGGDGNAFIGWGDFFLNPNPEAVDGDAYPQTIDFMFQLAFAGIALTIAWGGFAERGKLAAYLIFSVLFIALVYPVVAHWIWGGGWLSDHGKQDFAGSTVVHLTGAMAALAATILLKPRIGKFNKDGSANEIHGHNQVFTALGVLILWVGWFGFNAGSTLEVGKAFFGYVALNTQLAAGAGAIAALLIAWAITGKADVPTMLNGALAGLVAITASCAFVDPWAAVVIGIIAGLLVFGSMKFFEKLKIDDPIFALSVHGAAGVWGTISTGLFATETLAVQTLDWGQAGLFYGGGFTQLGVQVMGVVTSGAFAFVASFIILAIMKAVMGLRVTEEQEIIGLDLSEHGSYGYPEQIKQSMN; encoded by the coding sequence ATGGATTTAACAACGATCGGTTTAAATTCAATTTGGCTGATGTTAGCGACGATTTTAGTCATTTTTATGCAGGGTGGTTTTATTCTGTTAGAAGCGGGTTCAACAAGAATGAAGAATGCAGGTCATGTTGCAGGTAAAACTATTTTTACATTTGGAATTGCAACGTTAGTATTTTGGGCAGTAGGTTACGGATTAATTTATGGCGGTGATGGAAATGCATTTATTGGATGGGGAGATTTCTTCTTAAATCCGAATCCTGAGGCGGTTGATGGAGATGCATATCCTCAAACGATTGACTTCATGTTCCAATTAGCATTTGCGGGAATTGCATTAACGATTGCATGGGGTGGTTTTGCAGAAAGAGGAAAATTAGCAGCATACTTAATTTTCTCTGTATTATTTATAGCATTAGTATACCCAGTAGTTGCTCATTGGATCTGGGGAGGCGGATGGTTATCTGACCATGGAAAACAAGACTTTGCAGGATCAACAGTTGTTCACTTAACAGGTGCAATGGCAGCTTTAGCGGCAACGATACTATTAAAACCTAGAATAGGTAAATTTAATAAAGATGGTTCTGCAAATGAAATTCATGGACATAATCAAGTGTTTACAGCTTTAGGTGTTTTAATTTTATGGGTAGGTTGGTTCGGCTTTAACGCTGGTAGTACTTTAGAAGTCGGAAAAGCATTTTTTGGATATGTTGCATTAAATACTCAATTAGCTGCTGGGGCAGGTGCGATTGCTGCATTATTAATTGCTTGGGCAATTACGGGAAAAGCGGATGTACCAACAATGTTAAATGGTGCATTAGCAGGATTAGTAGCAATTACAGCATCTTGTGCTTTCGTAGATCCTTGGGCAGCAGTAGTAATCGGTATCATTGCAGGATTATTAGTATTTGGAAGTATGAAGTTCTTTGAAAAATTAAAAATTGACGATCCAATTTTTGCTTTATCTGTGCATGGAGCAGCTGGGGTATGGGGGACAATTTCCACTGGTTTATTCGCAACGGAAACTCTTGCAGTTCAAACATTAGATTGGGGTCAAGCTGGTTTATTTTATGGTGGTGGATTTACTCAATTAGGAGTTCAAGTAATGGGTGTTGTAACATCAGGAGCGTTCGCATTTGTTGCTTCCTTCATTATCCTAGCCATTATGAAAGCTGTTATGGGATTACGTGTTACAGAAGAACAAGAAATTATCGGTTTAGATTTAAGTGAACATGGAAGTTATGGATATCCTGAGCAAATTAAACAGTCTATGAACTAA
- a CDS encoding DUF294 nucleotidyltransferase-like domain-containing protein produces MNFTFDELNIKISNAVSFEQLGEKRDQFHQMIQDFHSSIEQITIKDIKLINQIHDLFIQRTITLSEIELKGRGFGPPPVSYDFILFGSGGRQEQTLWSDQDNGLIYENTKSNQKEKVDCYFKELAVCIEQGLEKVGYPPCEGKVICTNSLWNKSFDEWVIKMNDWFEDPHWEHVRYLLILADSRSVYGAGILVRKMKEIYLKKASSTPHILDKMMHNTLRHKILLGVFGHLIKEQYGEEAGGLDIKYGAYIPMVNGIRLLSIEAEIFETSTLERIQKLKQLNLVPEHYALEYESAFTNIFKLRFKTLYKKENGLYTSNGILKAKQLTKDQREKLKSSLRIGNKLQKHIKKKIDSSS; encoded by the coding sequence ATGAACTTTACTTTTGATGAATTGAATATAAAAATATCTAATGCTGTGAGCTTTGAACAATTAGGTGAAAAACGTGATCAATTCCATCAAATGATTCAGGACTTCCACTCCTCCATTGAACAAATTACAATTAAAGATATTAAATTAATCAACCAAATTCATGATTTGTTTATTCAGAGGACCATTACCTTGTCTGAAATAGAATTAAAAGGCAGAGGATTTGGTCCTCCTCCTGTTTCTTATGACTTTATTTTATTTGGCAGTGGGGGGAGACAAGAGCAAACCTTGTGGAGTGATCAAGATAATGGATTAATTTATGAAAATACAAAGAGCAATCAAAAAGAGAAAGTGGATTGTTATTTTAAAGAATTAGCAGTTTGCATTGAACAAGGTCTTGAAAAAGTAGGGTATCCTCCATGTGAAGGGAAAGTGATTTGTACAAATTCTCTTTGGAATAAATCATTTGATGAATGGGTTATAAAAATGAATGATTGGTTTGAAGATCCTCATTGGGAGCATGTAAGGTATTTGTTAATTTTAGCTGACAGTAGAAGTGTATATGGGGCAGGTATATTAGTTAGAAAAATGAAAGAAATATATTTAAAAAAAGCAAGCTCTACTCCACATATCCTAGATAAGATGATGCATAATACTTTGCGTCATAAAATTTTACTTGGTGTATTTGGTCATTTAATAAAAGAACAATATGGGGAGGAAGCAGGAGGTTTAGATATTAAATATGGAGCTTACATTCCCATGGTAAATGGTATTCGTTTATTATCGATTGAAGCGGAGATATTTGAAACCTCCACATTAGAACGCATACAAAAGTTGAAACAATTAAACCTTGTTCCTGAACATTATGCATTAGAATATGAAAGTGCTTTTACTAACATCTTCAAGCTACGCTTTAAAACACTTTATAAGAAAGAAAATGGGCTTTATACTTCCAATGGTATTTTGAAAGCAAAACAGTTAACAAAAGATCAAAGAGAAAAATTAAAAAGCAGTTTAAGAATCGGTAATAAATTGCAGAAACATATTAAAAAGAAAATTGATTCATCAAGTTAA
- a CDS encoding exonuclease domain-containing protein, which translates to MKQQKTGIGRMWNLYKKGGITPAVSSMFNNQNAQQMAFIRSVMKNQRKTSISDMPLNQLEVVVFDLETTGFSPNQGDEIISIGAVLVEGTEIRSKKTFYTITNPNRKIPDHIVQLTGITNEMALKGSQLIDALHQFLGFVNKRVLLAHGTGHDKQFLNSALWKTSRIRLSHRVLDSMIIGKWLHPEVQNYDLDTLLNIYDIPITERHHALQDSLMTAQLWIKFLQKIMKKNISTLGDLYAYLGK; encoded by the coding sequence ATGAAACAACAAAAAACTGGAATAGGGAGAATGTGGAACTTGTATAAAAAAGGTGGGATCACTCCTGCGGTATCTTCAATGTTCAACAATCAAAATGCACAGCAAATGGCATTTATTCGTTCTGTCATGAAAAATCAAAGAAAAACATCCATCTCTGATATGCCTTTAAATCAATTAGAAGTCGTTGTTTTTGATTTGGAAACGACAGGATTTTCCCCAAATCAAGGTGATGAAATTATTTCGATAGGTGCTGTTTTAGTAGAGGGAACAGAGATTAGATCTAAAAAAACATTTTATACGATTACAAATCCAAATAGAAAAATTCCTGATCATATTGTGCAATTAACTGGGATTACAAATGAGATGGCTTTAAAAGGTTCGCAGCTGATTGATGCTTTACATCAATTTTTAGGCTTCGTAAATAAAAGAGTGCTTTTAGCGCATGGTACAGGTCATGACAAACAATTTTTGAATTCTGCGCTTTGGAAAACATCAAGAATTAGACTATCTCATCGCGTTTTGGATAGTATGATTATAGGGAAGTGGCTTCATCCAGAAGTTCAAAATTATGATTTGGACACTTTATTAAATATTTATGATATTCCAATCACGGAAAGGCATCACGCATTACAAGATTCATTAATGACAGCTCAATTGTGGATCAAATTTTTACAAAAGATTATGAAAAAGAACATCTCAACTCTAGGAGATTTATATGCCTACCTAGGTAAATAG
- a CDS encoding MFS transporter — protein sequence MFKTKKKKLQISFESDIESFPIHKKNANVEQNNVEHTKVNLLLYMSLSSVPIVLVLGNSMIIPVLPDMQRVMNISQFQTSLTITLFSVSAGLFIPVLGYLSDRYNRKSIIIPSLIVYGLGGVLAGFAAVWQSYVLILIARIIQGLGAAGTAPIAMALVGDLFKGGMESKTLGLIEAANGTGKVLSPIIGSLLAFIIWYAAFFAFPVFCLISLLGVIFFIKEPKKRKKAIKLKPYLKKIVFILKKKGRWLITSFFVGSLALFILFGVLFYLSDLLENKPYSIDGVLKGFILAIPLLGMVFTSYITGSKIKKNGVIIRWVLNIGLLISVLSLTFTIFFYKNIYLFISLITLSSIGTGLVLPCINTLITGSVSRKERGMITSLYNSLRFLGVAFGPPLFSWLVGISDQLVFITVTSLSAIALFLVFFLIHPNKKVS from the coding sequence ATGTTTAAAACGAAAAAAAAGAAACTGCAGATTTCTTTCGAGAGTGATATTGAATCTTTCCCTATTCATAAAAAAAACGCTAATGTTGAACAAAATAACGTTGAACATACTAAAGTTAATTTGCTTCTATATATGTCTTTATCTTCTGTTCCCATTGTTTTAGTTTTAGGTAATTCTATGATTATTCCCGTCCTCCCTGATATGCAGCGTGTAATGAACATAAGCCAATTTCAAACGAGTCTAACGATCACCTTATTTTCTGTATCAGCTGGATTGTTCATCCCTGTATTAGGATACTTATCCGATCGCTACAATAGAAAATCAATCATTATTCCTTCTCTGATTGTTTACGGTTTAGGAGGAGTGTTGGCAGGATTTGCAGCTGTGTGGCAATCCTATGTTTTAATATTAATAGCACGTATCATCCAAGGTTTAGGTGCAGCAGGAACCGCTCCTATCGCTATGGCATTAGTGGGCGACTTATTTAAAGGAGGAATGGAAAGCAAAACTCTAGGATTGATTGAAGCTGCCAATGGTACTGGTAAAGTGTTAAGTCCGATCATTGGATCATTACTAGCATTTATTATATGGTATGCGGCTTTTTTTGCTTTTCCTGTTTTTTGTCTTATTTCTTTATTAGGCGTCATATTTTTCATCAAAGAACCTAAAAAGAGAAAGAAAGCTATAAAATTAAAACCTTATCTAAAAAAAATTGTGTTCATATTAAAAAAGAAAGGACGTTGGTTAATCACTTCTTTCTTTGTTGGTTCATTGGCTTTGTTTATTTTATTTGGAGTTTTGTTTTATTTATCAGATTTATTAGAAAATAAACCTTATTCTATAGATGGCGTTTTGAAAGGATTTATTTTAGCAATTCCTTTATTAGGGATGGTTTTCACTTCATATATTACTGGAAGCAAAATTAAAAAAAATGGAGTTATCATTCGATGGGTATTGAATATTGGTCTCTTGATTTCTGTTCTTTCTCTAACGTTTACTATCTTTTTTTATAAAAATATTTACTTGTTTATATCCCTTATTACTTTGAGCAGTATTGGTACGGGCTTGGTATTACCCTGTATAAACACATTAATTACAGGATCTGTTTCTAGGAAGGAAAGGGGAATGATCACATCATTATACAATAGCTTAAGATTTTTAGGGGTTGCTTTTGGTCCACCGCTATTTAGTTGGTTAGTCGGTATTTCTGATCAACTCGTTTTTATTACAGTTACCAGTTTATCTGCAATTGCTCTTTTTCTGGTATTTTTCCTTATTCATCCTAATAAAAAAGTTAGTTGA
- a CDS encoding MarR family transcriptional regulator: protein MNRKNMEPSNRNIDMGSRHLGRLFMQFKQLERHPRVFGDAGPLTPSEIHTIDAISCEGGILMSELATRLSVTKGAVSQIVKKLESKRLVQRTPHHEDSRAVIISLSEKGLMAFHAHRELHQNFYKELSDQLDGNEIEIFEKCIQKLTELLKK from the coding sequence ATGAATAGAAAAAATATGGAACCATCAAACAGAAATATAGATATGGGAAGTCGTCATTTAGGGCGATTATTTATGCAATTTAAACAACTGGAACGACACCCACGTGTATTTGGTGATGCAGGTCCGTTAACACCGAGTGAAATTCATACAATAGATGCCATAAGCTGTGAAGGCGGCATTCTTATGAGTGAATTGGCTACTAGACTTAGTGTGACGAAAGGTGCTGTATCACAAATTGTGAAAAAACTTGAATCAAAACGACTTGTTCAAAGGACCCCTCATCATGAGGATTCTAGGGCTGTAATAATTTCACTCTCTGAAAAAGGATTGATGGCATTCCATGCACATCGAGAATTGCATCAAAATTTTTATAAAGAACTTAGTGATCAATTAGACGGAAATGAAATTGAAATATTTGAGAAATGCATTCAGAAGCTAACGGAGTTATTAAAAAAATAA
- a CDS encoding saccharopine dehydrogenase family protein: MKDKIIVMGGYGQVGQIISKDLGKLFPGKVFAAGRNYMKAKDFCDMTKGNVYPLQVDVNEDFLSDHMLKETSVVVMCLDQQNTRFMEQCFQHDIHYVDITASYEFLTKVRNISLENSPLQSTAVLSVGLAPGLTNMLVKHNVEQMDEVNSADIYIMMGVGDQHGKAGIEWMINNLNSKFPVIENGAEKQVRSFENGLRTEFPNKLGHRKAFRFNFTDQHVLPHTLGIGSVSTRLCFDSIVLTNLMALLKKVGFFRLLTISYLHQLTLVLFEKLNFGSDIWVIKVSTEGYIDGNKANIETTLHGQKESFITGKVAAFVAKELYINKYSQGIFHIEELFQPKELFNDLSSYMQFESI; the protein is encoded by the coding sequence GTGAAGGACAAAATTATAGTTATGGGTGGATACGGACAAGTAGGTCAAATCATCAGCAAGGATCTTGGGAAGCTTTTTCCTGGAAAGGTTTTTGCAGCTGGAAGAAATTATATGAAAGCTAAAGATTTCTGCGACATGACTAAAGGAAATGTGTACCCACTTCAAGTTGATGTGAATGAAGACTTTTTATCAGACCATATGTTGAAAGAAACATCGGTAGTTGTTATGTGCTTAGATCAACAGAATACACGATTTATGGAACAGTGTTTTCAACACGATATTCATTATGTGGATATCACAGCGTCTTATGAATTTTTAACAAAAGTAAGGAACATCAGCTTGGAAAACAGTCCATTGCAATCTACCGCGGTTTTAAGTGTAGGTTTAGCCCCAGGACTGACGAATATGCTGGTCAAGCACAATGTTGAGCAAATGGATGAAGTGAATTCCGCTGATATTTACATTATGATGGGTGTGGGAGATCAGCATGGAAAAGCGGGGATAGAATGGATGATCAATAACTTGAATTCTAAATTCCCTGTAATTGAAAATGGAGCAGAAAAACAGGTAAGAAGTTTTGAAAACGGCTTAAGAACTGAGTTCCCAAATAAATTAGGACATAGAAAAGCTTTTCGTTTTAACTTTACAGATCAACATGTATTGCCGCATACGTTAGGTATTGGATCAGTATCTACCAGACTTTGCTTTGATTCCATTGTCTTGACGAATCTTATGGCATTGTTAAAAAAGGTTGGTTTTTTCCGTTTGCTTACGATAAGTTATTTACATCAACTTACACTTGTTTTGTTCGAAAAGCTGAATTTTGGCAGTGATATTTGGGTGATTAAAGTGAGTACAGAAGGATATATAGATGGTAATAAAGCAAATATAGAAACCACTCTACATGGACAAAAGGAATCATTCATTACAGGAAAAGTAGCTGCATTTGTCGCAAAGGAACTATATATAAACAAATATTCACAAGGAATTTTTCATATCGAGGAGTTGTTTCAGCCTAAGGAGCTGTTTAATGATTTGAGCTCTTACATGCAATTTGAATCCATATGA
- the cimA gene encoding citramalate synthase, producing the protein MTNVVKLFDTTLRDGTQGEGISLSVEDKIKIAGKLDTLGVHYIEGGWPGSNHKDIEFFNRVKELNLKNAKVTAFGSTRRKGIKAEDDMNLNRILETKVSVATIFGKSWDFHVHKAIQTSLEENLEMIYDSIKYLKSKGLEVIYDAEHFFDGYKNNPEYALATIQKAEDAGADWIVLCDTNGGSMPSEIFEIVSKVCNTVSTSIGIHTHNDCELAVANSLAAVKAGARQVQGTMNGLGERCGNANLISIIPNLQLKLNYQCVTNEQLSQLTNVSRYVSEIANMNMPVNQPYVGAAAFAHKGGIHVSAIMKHPKTYEHIVPKLVGNKQRVLVSELAGQSNVIFKAEELNLDFDKESAQAKKIIDDIKTLEHQGYQFEGADASLELLLRKAFGEVEEIFTLESFKILVAKSKDRPVASEAIVKLNVHGELVYMAAEGTGPVNALDNALRKALEKFYPEIKNMHLSDYKVRVIDEKDATAAKVRVLIESSDFENTWSTVGVSENIIEASWQALVDSIRYGLIGKTRTDSEENNQQKTLGLINH; encoded by the coding sequence ATGACAAACGTTGTTAAACTTTTTGATACTACACTTCGAGATGGTACTCAAGGAGAAGGAATTAGCTTATCAGTTGAGGATAAAATTAAAATTGCTGGGAAATTAGACACATTAGGTGTTCACTATATAGAAGGTGGTTGGCCTGGCAGCAATCATAAGGATATTGAATTTTTCAACAGGGTTAAGGAACTTAACTTAAAAAATGCAAAAGTAACCGCTTTTGGCAGCACACGTCGTAAAGGTATAAAGGCTGAAGATGATATGAATTTAAATCGAATTTTAGAAACAAAAGTCTCAGTTGCCACCATCTTCGGAAAATCATGGGACTTTCATGTCCATAAAGCAATTCAAACAAGTTTAGAAGAAAATCTAGAAATGATATATGATTCTATTAAGTATTTAAAAAGCAAAGGTCTTGAAGTCATTTATGATGCAGAGCATTTCTTTGATGGATATAAAAACAATCCTGAATATGCGCTTGCTACGATTCAAAAAGCAGAAGATGCAGGTGCAGATTGGATCGTATTATGTGATACAAACGGTGGTTCAATGCCAAGTGAGATATTTGAAATTGTTAGTAAGGTGTGTAATACAGTTTCCACTTCTATAGGGATTCATACACATAACGACTGTGAGTTGGCGGTTGCTAATTCCTTAGCTGCTGTAAAAGCAGGTGCTAGACAGGTACAAGGTACGATGAATGGATTGGGTGAACGTTGCGGCAATGCAAATTTAATCTCTATCATTCCCAATTTACAACTAAAGCTTAACTATCAATGCGTAACAAATGAGCAATTATCGCAATTAACAAATGTCTCTCGTTATGTTAGTGAAATTGCTAACATGAACATGCCCGTAAATCAACCCTATGTAGGTGCAGCTGCTTTTGCACACAAGGGAGGCATTCATGTATCTGCTATTATGAAACACCCTAAAACATATGAGCATATCGTTCCTAAACTTGTAGGCAATAAACAAAGAGTATTGGTCTCTGAATTAGCTGGTCAAAGCAACGTTATCTTTAAAGCAGAAGAATTGAATCTTGATTTTGACAAAGAGTCTGCACAAGCGAAAAAAATCATTGATGATATAAAAACATTGGAGCATCAAGGATATCAATTTGAAGGTGCTGACGCATCATTGGAATTATTATTGCGAAAAGCATTTGGAGAGGTAGAAGAAATTTTTACATTAGAATCATTTAAGATATTAGTGGCTAAATCTAAAGATCGTCCAGTGGCATCAGAGGCTATTGTAAAACTGAACGTACACGGAGAACTCGTATATATGGCAGCAGAAGGAACGGGTCCAGTAAATGCATTAGACAATGCACTTAGAAAAGCACTTGAGAAGTTTTATCCTGAAATTAAAAATATGCATTTATCTGATTACAAGGTACGTGTGATCGATGAAAAAGACGCTACAGCTGCAAAAGTACGTGTACTTATTGAATCATCTGATTTTGAAAATACTTGGAGCACAGTAGGTGTTTCAGAAAATATTATAGAAGCTAGCTGGCAAGCTTTAGTCGACAGCATCCGTTATGGTTTAATTGGAAAAACTAGGACAGATTCTGAAGAAAACAACCAACAAAAAACTTTAGGATTGATCAACCATTAA
- the queF gene encoding preQ(1) synthase: MSTKPTRTLEPVANPHPDREYVVEIKCPEFTALCPVTGQPDFATITFKYVPGPYIVELKSLKLYIWSFRDEGHFHEDVTNTMLKDFVRMIQPRKLEVFGEFGVRGGIYTTVKADYEEGK; the protein is encoded by the coding sequence ATGTCAACAAAACCAACAAGAACACTAGAACCTGTGGCTAATCCACATCCTGATCGTGAGTATGTAGTAGAAATTAAATGTCCTGAATTTACAGCATTGTGTCCTGTAACTGGTCAGCCTGATTTTGCTACGATTACGTTTAAATATGTGCCAGGTCCATACATTGTAGAATTAAAATCATTAAAACTATATATTTGGAGCTTTCGTGATGAAGGTCATTTCCATGAAGATGTAACCAATACAATGTTAAAAGATTTCGTAAGAATGATTCAACCACGTAAATTGGAGGTCTTCGGAGAATTTGGCGTGCGCGGAGGTATTTACACAACCGTTAAAGCGGATTATGAAGAAGGCAAATAA
- a CDS encoding DNA polymerase IV: MKKANNYYPKQGRVILHVDMNAFYCSVHEAEEPEKYKGKPIAVSGSTELRKGIIVTSSYPARNRGIRTGMNVREALQKCPELILIRPDFDLYRTYSLRFMDMARNFSPLVQVMSIDECFLDITGSKQFGSPIEIAETLQKRIQSELALPCSIGIAPNKLLAKMASNMKKPNGIHILRLRDVPQILWSKPCSDLYGIGERTAKKLEKLNIYTIGQLAGADEEKLFSRFGTQGIMLIKAANGLDDSPVNLEREQSKSVGHTTTLPFDYTQEEDIKRVFLNLADQVTRRLRKKGLISNTIQITIRDPNMKTITRSCTILQPTDQTETVYHEACRLFQNNWKQNEPVRLLGITLQNLSLKQESPQQLDLFEYETAPKKEELIKTMDQIRNKFGEDSLLTAGMLSEDPSALIRDHKHRGTSLQTDFLDTNKDDNEE; encoded by the coding sequence ATGAAGAAGGCAAATAATTATTATCCAAAACAAGGTAGAGTTATCCTCCATGTGGATATGAATGCTTTTTATTGTTCAGTACATGAAGCTGAAGAGCCCGAAAAGTACAAGGGGAAACCTATTGCTGTTTCAGGTAGTACTGAACTACGAAAAGGCATTATCGTTACCTCTTCATATCCGGCTCGAAATCGAGGGATAAGAACGGGGATGAATGTCAGGGAAGCTTTACAGAAATGTCCTGAACTCATATTGATTCGCCCCGATTTTGACTTGTATAGAACTTACTCACTTCGTTTTATGGATATGGCTCGAAATTTTTCACCTTTAGTACAAGTCATGTCCATAGACGAGTGTTTTTTAGATATTACAGGGTCTAAACAGTTTGGATCTCCTATAGAGATTGCAGAAACTTTGCAGAAAAGGATTCAGTCGGAATTAGCACTTCCTTGTTCCATTGGAATTGCTCCTAATAAGCTATTAGCAAAAATGGCATCAAATATGAAAAAGCCAAACGGAATTCATATTTTAAGATTACGAGATGTACCTCAAATTTTATGGTCTAAACCATGTTCTGACTTATATGGTATTGGTGAAAGAACTGCAAAAAAATTAGAAAAGTTAAATATTTATACAATTGGGCAATTAGCGGGAGCGGATGAAGAAAAATTATTTAGCCGATTCGGAACCCAGGGAATCATGTTAATTAAGGCAGCAAATGGATTAGATGATTCACCAGTAAATCTTGAACGTGAACAAAGTAAATCAGTTGGACATACGACTACCCTTCCATTTGATTACACTCAGGAAGAAGATATTAAACGTGTGTTTTTAAATCTAGCAGATCAAGTAACAAGACGTCTTAGAAAAAAGGGGCTCATTTCCAATACGATTCAAATAACAATACGTGACCCAAATATGAAAACGATCACTCGCTCTTGTACAATTTTACAACCTACTGACCAAACAGAAACTGTGTACCATGAAGCATGTAGACTTTTTCAAAATAATTGGAAGCAAAATGAACCTGTACGATTACTAGGTATTACTTTGCAAAACCTATCATTAAAGCAAGAATCTCCTCAACAATTAGATTTATTTGAATATGAAACAGCACCTAAAAAAGAAGAGTTAATCAAAACGATGGATCAAATTCGAAATAAATTTGGAGAGGACTCATTGTTAACTGCAGGGATGTTAAG